TGCTGTATGATGGTTTCATccgtgtgatcatgtccttaggAGCTGAGCCTTTAGTGCTCACTATGTCACGTGGTGTTCGGCTGGATGATGGTGAATGGCATGTCCTTGAAGTACGCCAAGAACTAAAAGTACGGTATATGATATCAGTCAAAGTGTTAGCTATATAAAGCGAATATATCTTCAGGCATGTAATTTTTTAAACCAGTTTGAAATAAGCAAAACAATCCCTTGGAAAATGAAAAGcccatttttcatttattattctttcaaaataattctcTGTTTATTATTGCCTTGaatccgccccccccccccccccccacccctccaatCCTTCATAACTAGCTATTGATTGactaaattttcaagtttttttccaaTACTTTTGAAGATGagtcacttttaaaaattaatttcaataaaGGGAAAGGAAAAGGCTTAATTGCTCAGCTGTTTGATAGAGCTGGAGAAAAGTTGCAAAGGCTTTGCGAAGACAAAATAGTCGAGCTACTGCGTAAtgacatagcaagaacagcaaaataACACTCAACTGGTGACAACTTCCATTCCAAAGAATATACGCTAGCCTACCCCTTTATATCCTTATTAGCCGAGAAATATTATGAAGAGGGAACATGATATCAATCAGGCTAATTGGATTGGGATATCGTATGTTATGAAAAGTTATGCCGATATCGGGGAGTGTTATCCACCGAGATagaaggccgaggtggataacaccctcagAGATTCATAATGCTTTATATCTAGTCAGcctcatttattttttgctaattttgaCAATAATACTGTTCACCAAAGGTGATAACGCTAATTGTGGACCGCTGCAAGGACGCTCAGTTACTCAAATTAGGTGATGACCTGGTGGAAGATGAGAGCAATTGCAAGATAACAGGAAAGATTAGAGGCACATACTAGTAAGTATGACCTTGCGCGTCTTATTGTTGTATAACAAACATGGAGTTGACTTCTTATGCAAGGGGAGGAAGATCATTTTCTAGACTAACTTTAAGGAAGTTTGTTCCCGATGTTTTGAAAAGCTTCCtgcttattatttttatacttaagGAGACTTCTAACAGTGATAAGCTTCGGTTTGCAGAACAGGAGGCCGCGGGTTCAAACCATAGCCGGATCAACActaggagaaagtgctgcctttgtaattaCATCTTCAAACGGTTAGACATTCTTAACTCGGATAAGGATGGCAAACCGTAGGCCCCGCCTCACACATGGCGACAAATTCGGAACATGCGCAGGGCATTTCGCTTTACAGATAACTGACTTCTCCAGAAGGCCAAGGGATGCCCAGTTCAAGGGTTATACTTCCCGTCAGAATTCATCGTATACTCTAGTTTCTATCCCTTTCGTGAACGATAAGGTGCTTGCTTTCAGGTCGAGATAAAGTAAACATTTGTAGCTAGATTGTAATCAGCTGCGGTCGTCAGAGGTAAAAACATCTTAAATGTCAGTAAACATACACAGCCAAAACTACGATATTTGATATGGTATTTTTCTGCCAACAGTCATTCAGATTTCCTGAAAAACACATAGTTCGCAAGAAAATTTTGTGCCCTTTTGAtcgcttttaaaaaatttgaacaGTATTTTGGATCAGCAGCCTTTATTTAAGCGGAAACATCGTGTTCTTTTACCCCTGCACCTGGTTCGACCGAGTGAAATGAGCCCGTGTCATGCTTCTTCTTGCAGCGGATCCAACCAATATCAAGAGCTGTCAGTGAAAAAACATTCCCCAGTTTTCTTGCCATGAACCCAGGCACACAAAATAAACTCTGGGGGCCAGTCACCATTAGTAAAAAGTAGGTACCACTATTAATCTGGCTAAAGCCCCCAAACCAAAGTTGAAACATAGTCCCTACAAGGCTGAAGGCTCAAACTTTACAAATCATTCTTACGTACTATTCTTGCTTTCTTCTTTCAGCTACTTGAACAGCCTTTGGCCACTTCAGATCGGAGGTGTAGAAAATCCTGGCCTTGCTTATCCTAATCTCAACTATACAGGTTTCAATGGCTGTATACGAAAAATAACCAACAATGACCACATGTACGACCTCAAAACACCACTGAAGGTGGTAAATTCGCCTGAGGGCTGCAGCAAGGCCAGAGGATGTCCGGACTGTAAAAACCACGGCTACTGTGAACCTTATCTAACAAAGGAAAGTGTGTGTGTCTGTGACGTCGGATATCTCGACCCGAATTGTCAAAATAGTAAGTTTAGTTATAGCGAGCGAATTACAAAACTTCCAGAACATTGCTTATAAAATTCATCTTTCTTAACCTGTGTTAAGCTAAAGCGGACACGTTTTCCTTTTCAGAAGTTCAATTATTCGATGTTTTAGAATAAGTTACTCTCTTACGGTTTGTTGCTCGACTCCTTAGTTCCCATGATTTTTTTACCCAACATCCTAGAAGTTAAGAAGTACAAAAAAGCATAAAGTCAAGAGTCTTCCAATACAATTAAAATTACGCGAAATTTTGGCTTTGAGAAATATTACTTAGAAACGCTATCCTTTTAAGTCTGCACTCTACAGATCTGGATGTTAGGTGCACGACGATACGGTTGCAGATAATTACGGTTGAATAGTGCCAATTCTTcttaaaccattttttttctttaccaataAACATaatcaaaatttgcattttctttgaaaGCTGCGGCTGGTAATTACTATTTGGAAAACAGTTACTCTCAGTATTCTGTAACATCGTGGGAAGCTTCATCcttctcatcatcatcatcatcatcatcatcatcatcatcatcatggtcgtcgtcgtcgtcgtcgtcgtcgtcgtcgtcgtcttcgtcttcgtcttcgTCTTCATCGTCAACGCTATCAAGGCGGCGACGTCTTGCTCTCCCAGTCCCAGCACCCCAACCAATAACCAGTGAGTATTTCACTGACATTGCGCTGAAGATCAAGGTTAACCCTGGAATGAACAGCAGTCTGATATTTCTGTCGACTAACAGCCTTGGAACCGAGTTTGTCAGGGTTGATGTAAGTTGTCTGTAGATATAGGCCTCTTGTAGTCACGAGACCTCCCTTACGCAAATAATATGGGAAAAAACTCAAGCTATATCAGAAGAGGAAAGCAATGTGAAAAAATGGTTACGAGGCCAATTTTATGTGACTGACATATAATTTGTAGGGTTTGGATGTCTAGAAAATTATGAGGCTTTGTATCCAAAGAATTTGCTGGACCACAAGGCGTGCCTACCAACAACTTTTTCAATTGATACGTGTAATACTTTTCGTTATTCAAACCACATAAACACCAATTTCACttcttgaaaatttaaaatttagaaTTTAGAAAAGCCATCATGTTTTCTGTACACTTTCCATTTCTGTAATTTTTAGACTTTCAATACATAATTTTGGCACGAGAAAGGTCACGAGATCCCAGCTTTAAGGCCCTCTTCCAGTTGCATAAAGGCTATTTGCATAAGGCTTACTTCCAGCTGCATAAGACCCAtttattctatttctttttaatcaTCAATGATTCGATGTTTCCTTTGCTCATATTTAACCTCAGTAAACAGAGCCTACGTTTTCGTCTAACTTATCTTTTTACTATTAAGAACACGTCCTTTTAGAGGGCCTTTTACCCTCTCCTTACATTCATCACAATGAATATCTGCAACTGTGGGAAACGCTCCCCGGAAGTATGTGTCATACTGTCTGGACTGTAACATTACGACATGATTTCTGTGGAAAACTATCTTCAGTATTACGTCTAATCTGTCCTCCCAAAACAGTTTCAACGTTTTCATAATCACTTGGTAACGTTTAAAGTACCCGAATTTGCCACTCTTCTTAGTATGTAATATAGCAAAAGCGCGCGAccaagaacctggtttttaagaacctgttaggctacaTGTTGCCACTTAGGcaccctctatacaagaacctgttgaGCATACAATTTGAAACAGGCTCTTATTTTCTCAACCCATTTAAACAAATTATGTACACTAGGGCAAATAAgaaaagtcaacattcaggatccttTTTGGAGACATATAGGTGCTTTATTACTCCAACTGCAATTGTAATGGTATACCAGTTTAACCCAAGGTCAAATGAACTGAATACCACTAACCTATTTAAGAagctaaatagcctaaattcgTGCTAATTACAATTTAAGTAAGAACTTTCTTAGGCttacttgggaaaatgcaggttcttagtcgaGGGCTCTTACTGTACAGGCGATTAATTTACTCCAAAGCGATATATCTTTgcatattattttgttttatttttacagttGCAGGACGAAGTAATTCGCTGCATTTTCCGAATGGCAGGAAGGACAAAAATTCTTCAGCTCAAAGGAGTAAACGTCACAGACAACAAATACCACACAATCATTGTAAAAAGGCTGGGTAATTATGCCACACTACAAGTTGACTATGCAGGAAAGGTAGAGGGAAGTACTGGCGGATCAAGCCACCTCATGAATCACGGTGGAGGAGCTCTTTTCGCAGGTAATAGGTCATGCAAAGTTTGCAATCTGTAGTCACGTAACGAGGGTTTGTAAATATATTAAAGACAGCAAAAATGTCTTGGTTACAGTCAAACCGGGAACATcggaaatatttttgaaatgttattgtgttgcaagaaaaaagcccATCAGGCGTGAGAAACCTAAACCGCGAGCAGGGACACTATAACTAGTTTGTGATTTTGTGACTAGTTCGCGTGCCCTGATCTTTCTGAGCGagattggtcataacacaacAAACATTCCTGAGATATTTCAACACGCGTTCACAGTTTTCCCGGTTTTGACTGTAAAAACGGTGAGTGCTTCTGGAATGAACTAACATAGAGCCAAAGCATGATAAGGGAAACTGTTACAAAACGCGCCTGAACTAATAGCCTTTGAAAGCTTAAATCCACTTTGTGGTCACAAAGCAATCCACACAAATGCCCCGTGAAGATGTTAAAATATTTTCGGTCTCACTACACCGCCTTTGATTAACTCCACTGACTACTCAATCTACTTTGAAGAGCTTAGATGCCGAAAAAGGTCAAAATTAATACTGATATCattacaaatatatatatatttttaggtGGATTGAGGAGAATAACAGCACTGAAGGTAATGCAAGCTATTGTAAAATGCCGCGGAAAAGCCATTGTGCAGACAGCTAGTGGAAGCCTCATATCAACCTATTCTGCATTTTCGGACTCATCTTTTTCTGGGGTAAACTTGATAACCATAAACAATAAAGGGTCAGTGCACGTTCAGAAGATCAAGAACGGAACTCTGATCAAGATGTACCAAAAGCACACTATTCGATCCTTATTTAATGCGAGCTCCAATAAAATAGTCATCGGGAATGGAGGTGTTAGTGTTACACAAGTGCAACTAAGCAACAACAGTCTACAAGGTGTACAACAAGTAATACTGAGAAGGCACCAACTTTATTCAGGAGCTAATGACAATGAAGAGAGCACTAGAACCATCAGTGGAAGCGCTGTGGCATCCAGTGGAAATGCTATTGTTGCCGGGGGGGATTTGAAAATTGTTGGTGGTTATGGTTTAAGCATCCCTTTCCGTGAGTCAGGAGGAAACAGAACAACGCAAGAGACTGTCGATGAATCATATGAAGGTTAGATTAAACTTAACTTTGAAACTGTACTTAATCACTTTTATTAAGAGAGAAAGATATAGTAAATCAACTGTTTGTTGATATTGTCCCGCCAGGGACTTTGGAAGTTATTTTCTCACCTGTTCAGCAGTCACTTTTAATTCAATTCTGGTCGCATTGAGAATGAGTCAGCCTTGTGATAAGATATGAATTATGataatttttcattcaaaattaaggACGCATGAAGGGGTTTTGTAGCGACAGCCTAAACTGAAATAGGTAAAGTCTTGGCTCTAAGGAGGATGCAATATCGTCATGTCAGGAAAGTGCGTCGAATAACAATCTTTTGTACCAAACAGGATTGGAACCTACGATGGGCCCCAAATCGGGCAGACGCTCCCTCCACGGAGGCTATATGGGGAGCAAGGGCAAAGTCCAGCTTTACTTAGCTCTTCCTTGTACAGCTTTTCGATCCATTGTATTTTTTCGGAGAATCTTAAGCAAAAACGCATCATTTAGGAATTAAACTAATTAGAATTCAGTTCAGTTCTCAGTTCTCCAGGGTATGCTCCTCAAAGTGTTACTTCATAACGACTACAGCCAGCTCGTAAGGCAATAGAAGCAGCCCCAGTTTTGATAATTGTTCTTTACCTTTAAGGTTGTATAGCACAAAATCGACTTAACGGAGTTGATTTAGACGTCAAAGGCCCAACGAAAGTAAACGTGAGACGCCAAAACGTTTTCTCTGGTTGTCCATGTGAAGCGGGAGAATGCGCTAATAACGGTACTTGTCAACTTGAGAACATCACTATCACTGAACCCAATACCACGAAATCTTGGAAAATGTGTAAGTGCACCGACAAATGGAAAGGTCCCCGATGTCAAATAAATGGTTTAGGGCAAGGAACAGGTGAGTTTTTACCCATCCAGACTAACATACTAAGAAATTATTTATCGCCATTTTAATTTAACGCATTTCATTCTCTTTTCAGAAGCCTCTTATTAGACCTACTTCTCAATAAGCAAAACAGACGGAGTTATAAAGATCATTAATTTGCATCACAGCGAAGATGCGCAGACCGTCAGTCTAGTGAAAGATGTTATAAAACACCTATAAAACGCATTTTTTCTTAAACTCAGAAACGTTTAAAAATTTGCTTAAAAATGTTGGTGCGTCCCAAATCAAGTTGGAATTACAATATACCTGAACAATTTCTCGGTGCTGATAGGTCGATAGCTGTGGTGGATGAAGGTATACACCGTGGAAATGATGTGACGGTGgcgtaaattgtttttttttaatacgcGCGTTgttttcggtaaaaaaaaatacagtcgacaacaattttccaaatCCTAGGCTCTTACCAACCATACAAATGActaaaaaacagcaaaatgaaGACCATCCTAGGggttaattttgtttaattttagaaGCAGTTCAATcccaatctttttttttagggggaaTATCTCCCACTCAAAAACCACCACAGTGGAATTGGCCCGCCGTGTTGGCTGTTCTTCTCCTTGTtctgttgttgctgctgttatTGGGTCTATACCTGGTGTGCAAGAAATGTAGAAGCGATGCCGTGGATGGGACACCACCCGAGAAGCCTGCTCCAAAAACTGTACCTGGAAGTCATGGGACAGTGAGATCCTACTCTGTGGGAGCTGGGGAAGCGGATAGCACTGAGTATGATCTACGTTTTCTTATGAAATATATGTATACTGAGAAGATACATGGAGGAATTGATCTTGAGAATGGCCATGAGCACGCAAGCATTAGGGTTTACAAGGACAGTGGTGTGCGAGGAACAGACAACCATCACTTCAATCTCCGAGAATTGATGTCTTACAAGTAGGTGTCGAACTTTGTACCCAAGCTTATAGGGACTAAAGACAGCATCTATTGAAAGTTCTTAAAAACTTGCATCACGTAAAAAGATGCTTATACCTTTTGCTCTAGACTTCAAAGAACTCCTTATCACAAAAAATTTCAGCTATCGGCACTGACTTCACTTGATCACGATAATAAGGTCTGCTATTGGTCTGCAGAGAATACTTCTTTATGTTTTAAAGGTACAAAATTTCTGTTAGAACATAGATTCTGAAATAGACAGATATTTATATATCcttgtattttttatcttacctTCATGGTTTATTACCATCGTAATCATTTGCTTGAATTTTGTATCATTTACAAGATTTGTGGTTCTGTACTTAATTAcagtaagttaaaaaaaatcttcttgGATTTGCACCGGCGAATGCAAACTATAAATATGCGGCATGCTCATGATGAAAAAACTACGTTTAATTGCAGAATAAACGCAGACAAGACTGATGAGAGTCATCTTGGAGCTAAAAACTCTGGTTTCCGCGGTTCAGTGTCAGCAGAGGCAAGTCACTTACATACAGTTATTGTACGCCATGTGAGGCGTGCTGATAGTGAACCCTCCCTTGTAAATGACGAGTTGCACCCTTTCTATGATGAGGGTCACGATTCTGATGTAGACGACCTCAGTCAGCTCGACAGTGGTGATGAGAGAGATTGGGAACAACCGGATATTTGGAACAGCTATGTTTAGTGATGGAATGTCCACCTCATTGGCAGTCTaagggcgaaaaaaaaaacttgtttatAGAGTTCCTCGCTATGACTAGATTTGGCTCGCTTTGTACAAGTCTCGGCACGTTAACATAAAAAATATCAACTTCGTGGTTATTGATGACAATCGGGTCCAGTTTAGCTGGGATACCGGTAATACTGGCTAACCAGGCTTTATTATGCTCGCGGGCCAGCTCGGAAAATTCACTTAACAGAGGGTAACACTATGTTCATGCGCACTCCTTCTAATCTATATGTAAATATAGATGGTTTCGGTTTGGTTCGCTTTATGTAATACCGGGATAAAAGTCACTTCAGCATAGCTAGTCATATCTTCAAACCGAGCCAGCCCAGCTCATGTAATACAGAGAGAATGATAGAAGAACGTCTTTGAGAGTGATGGAGTAGAAGTGCTTCTGACAGACTGAGTCGTCGATGAGTAGGTTGACTAGTACTTTGCACGGTCTGACCGAGTTACTGGCTGATAGATTGAACCTTCGAGTTCGGTCTTTTTGTAAGaatttcttttaaatatttactAATTGACAAACTGATCAACAATCTTTCAGATTTTTTCACGATGGTTTTAGCAAGAAATCAATATGTAATCAATATGGGTTTAGTTAGATTAAGGAGTGCGCTACTAATTCTTACTCCACAAATTGGAATGAAATATTCATGAAGGTGTAGTAGTAACTCAGTAATGATCCATTACCTAGAGCAAACATTACAAATTATTTAAAGCTAAAGCTACGAGCAAACGGATGAGACAACTCCCAGCATTGTTGGCCccacattgttgggagttgttgcgtccgtttgctcgtagctaaaagtttgaacggTTTCTTttcgcaacaactcccaataaCATGCAACATGGTGTGctaacggacgcaacatgtaacatccaacaagtTGGGATTTGATGGCCAACATTGTTTTGCCCGTTTTCAAAGGAATTTAAGGATACTCAGTAGTTTTAATGCATCTGGCATTGCTATATTGGCGTGATGTCTAAGACGCGAGCGCAAATTAGAGAGAGAACTTTTAGATTTAATAACGCACGTACTTTAGGAGTGTTTTGATTGGagtaaaaacagaaaataattgCATTCTTGTTGGTATTAGATgtgttgttttaaaatagttttttaatCAATAAACGTGTCTCCTACGATCAaatggtttttgttttctcaactAAAAACTTCGTATTTTGTTTAAGAATTATAAGTTTTGACCCTCGGAAGGTTTTTGTTCGATTGAGGCTTTTGTATATATTGCGTTGAATATTGTATTTCCACATGAAATGTAAATTAGTTTCactgttttcaataaaatttcacttttatccttttaatataaaatatatttttttattgcttcCCTTTGaatctaatatatagatttagccaggtctaaaagcgaagctctcgttaaaaATCCATAGTTTACTCGAACAAAATATGAATTCCGGTAATGCCAAGCGGAGACAGCAACAAAAACAGCCCAAAAAATCAGTacgtctaattagcaaaaacaaaataactttccgcgtgcagcacactttccatgtacatttctttgctgttgctTTGAACGACTATAACtagaaacttccagaaacttcctaatCACACGTTTTAAGGTGATGTtgcacgggacgattcgcaacgacgacttttagggcaacacagcgttgcagtGCTAGAAtattgtaaccattcgaaacaatgtcgcaacaatgttgcaatgctgtgttgcgATAAAAGTCGTCGCTGCGAATCGTGtcttgtaacatcacctttatgaAGGGAATGTTGTACGAGTTCCtgttcacctttttttttcgctacGCCTTACTTTCACCTTGCTGggcgctagcatttctcattttctcaccatcgctagaaaattttcatgtttttcttccaacaaaattgatctcttttgttttttctctctctccgtTTTCCACGTCAATGTAGACATTAAGTCGAAAAAAATGATCGgctttgttcttgttgttcatCTCTAAAAGTTCATGTGGCTGTGCAATGAACCGTCCAAACGCACGGCCGCATgaaatgtaaaatttttattCCGGGTTActtgaaggggggggggggggggggggaggggggagcgTACTTACGGAAGTTTTTTCAGacccaaaatttcttggatgcataggcagggttgtcaaaagccGCCGGCAAGCGGCGCTATCTCCGGCGACTTTAAGGTTTTTGCCCCCTGtaacctgggaaacacatatccctagtgataagccttcccctacctggaaaacaaatatccctagtgatatgtgtttccccacctggaaaacacgtatccctagtgatatatgttcccctacctggaaacaaatatccctagtgatatgtcttcCCCTAGAGCGTACTTACGGAAGTTTTTTCAGacccaaaatttcttggatgcataggcagggttgtcaaaagccGCCGGCAAGCGGCGCTATCTCCGGCGACTTTAAGGTTTTTGCCCCCTGtaacctgggaaacacatatccctagtgataagccttcccctacctggaaaacaaatatccctagtgatatgtgtttccccacctggaaaacacgtatccctagtgatatatgttcccctacctggaaacaaatatccctagtgatatgtcttccccccacctgggaaacacatatccccagtgatatgtgttcccccacctgggcaacacgtatccctagtgatctgTGTTCCACGATCTGGAAAACCGATATCTCTTGTGATATGTTT
The sequence above is a segment of the Porites lutea chromosome 3, jaPorLute2.1, whole genome shotgun sequence genome. Coding sequences within it:
- the LOC140932473 gene encoding protocadherin-like protein, whose translation is MYLFTEEMGLQVARFICQCKHKTGGLVTGLLCEETTRTFEGGLGTSYSWLKTLVVYERSVVRLEFTTLVANGLLLYQGPLEQVRTGESRDFMAIVLYDGFIRVIMSLGAEPLVLTMSRGVRLDDGEWHVLEVRQELKVITLIVDRCKDAQLLKLGDDLVEDESNCKITGKIRGTYYYLNSLWPLQIGGVENPGLAYPNLNYTGFNGCIRKITNNDHMYDLKTPLKVVNSPEGCSKARGCPDCKNHGYCEPYLTKESVCVCDVGYLDPNCQNTAAGNYYLENSYSQYSVTSWEASSFSSSSSSSSSSSSSWSSSSSSSSSSSSSSSSSSSSSTLSRRRRLALPVPAPQPITSEYFTDIALKIKVNPGMNSSLIFLSTNSLGTEFVRVDLQDEVIRCIFRMAGRTKILQLKGVNVTDNKYHTIIVKRLGNYATLQVDYAGKVEGSTGGSSHLMNHGGGALFAGGLRRITALKVMQAIVKCRGKAIVQTASGSLISTYSAFSDSSFSGVNLITINNKGSVHVQKIKNGTLIKMYQKHTIRSLFNASSNKIVIGNGGVSVTQVQLSNNSLQGVQQVILRRHQLYSGANDNEESTRTISGSAVASSGNAIVAGGDLKIVGGYGLSIPFRESGGNRTTQETVDESYEGCIAQNRLNGVDLDVKGPTKVNVRRQNVFSGCPCEAGECANNGTCQLENITITEPNTTKSWKMCKCTDKWKGPRCQINGLGQGTGGISPTQKPPQWNWPAVLAVLLLVLLLLLLLGLYLVCKKCRSDAVDGTPPEKPAPKTVPGSHGTVRSYSVGAGEADSTEYDLRFLMKYMYTEKIHGGIDLENGHEHASIRVYKDSGVRGTDNHHFNLRELMSYKINADKTDESHLGAKNSGFRGSVSAEASHLHTVIVRHVRRADSEPSLVNDELHPFYDEGHDSDVDDLSQLDSGDERDWEQPDIWNSYV